In Dysgonomonadaceae bacterium zrk40, one genomic interval encodes:
- the trxB gene encoding thioredoxin-disulfide reductase, protein MNEKVRCLIIGSGPAGYTAAIYASRANLEPVLYEGMEPGGQLTTTTEVENFPGYPEGITGPEMMEDLKKQASRFGSDVRSGRATAVDFSVRPFKVTIDNEKVIEADTVIISTGATAKYLGLDDEKKYAGQGVSACATCDGFFYRKKKVAVVGGGDTACEEATYLSGLADKVYMIVRKPYLRASQIMQERVMNNPKIEVLFEHNAVGLFGERGVEGVHLVKRMGETDEERYDIAVDGFFLAIGHKPNTEIFKDYVELDEVGYINTEAPTTKTNVEGVFACGDVADPIYRQAVTAAGTGCRAAMDAERYLTEKSL, encoded by the coding sequence ATGAACGAGAAAGTAAGATGTCTGATCATTGGATCAGGACCGGCGGGCTACACCGCTGCCATCTATGCATCAAGGGCCAACCTGGAACCGGTGCTCTACGAGGGAATGGAACCAGGCGGACAGCTGACCACCACTACAGAGGTGGAGAACTTCCCCGGATATCCGGAAGGCATCACTGGTCCCGAGATGATGGAAGACTTAAAAAAACAGGCCAGCCGTTTTGGTAGCGACGTCAGGTCAGGCAGGGCTACCGCTGTTGACTTCTCAGTGCGCCCCTTTAAGGTCACCATCGACAATGAAAAGGTGATTGAAGCCGACACGGTGATCATCTCCACAGGTGCCACCGCAAAATACCTGGGGCTGGATGATGAGAAGAAATACGCCGGTCAGGGTGTCTCAGCATGTGCCACCTGCGACGGCTTCTTCTATCGCAAGAAAAAGGTTGCTGTTGTGGGCGGAGGTGATACTGCATGCGAAGAGGCCACCTACCTCTCAGGTCTGGCCGATAAGGTCTACATGATTGTACGCAAACCCTATCTCCGTGCTTCACAGATCATGCAGGAAAGGGTAATGAACAATCCAAAGATTGAGGTCCTTTTCGAGCACAATGCAGTAGGCCTCTTCGGCGAAAGAGGTGTGGAAGGTGTGCACCTGGTGAAACGAATGGGCGAAACAGATGAAGAGCGGTATGACATTGCCGTAGATGGATTCTTCCTGGCCATCGGACACAAACCCAACACCGAAATCTTCAAGGATTATGTGGAGCTCGACGAAGTGGGATACATCAACACCGAAGCACCCACTACGAAGACCAATGTGGAAGGTGTTTTTGCCTGTGGTGACGTAGCTGACCCAATTTACCGCCAGGCAGTGACTGCTGCCGGAACAGGCTGTCGTGCAGCCATGGATGCTGAACGTTATCTCACTGAAAAAAGTCTCTGA
- a CDS encoding DNA translocase FtsK, producing the protein MVKRKRKKTTASRRKGVNRFAFLKNERVHFLTGVVIAFVGIFLLLAIISFFFTGAADQSKVLNRSFFELVRSGNSEVDNWTGAGGAFLAEMLVNEWFGIFSVMIPLFMIYIGLRIMKVSSFTFFKALFITAFGLISGSIASAFIFGKLFPDSHVNWGGAHGTQIEQLLENSIGWPGVLLLIILFIVSLIVILRKSSIQTIQQSLINSKPSMFRRVEEEELPIEDDSDDPYIEQQPGLLSRLFSRMKAMFAAHADEKKNSSADEGSPESDEDSTVILTFNEEKIKRSPSDVGETIDDGFQVIVPKDDIPQPATTSDAEQEPEQDQELHTGLQEDYDPRKDLSTFRFPTMNLLKVYNTSDRAVDMKEQNDNKEKIIHTLRNYGIEITSIKATVGPTITLYEIVPQAGVRISKIRNLEDDIALSLSALGIRIIAPMPGKGTIGIEVPNKDPQIVSMQSVISSRRFQECDYELPVALGKTITNEVFIFDLTKMPHLLVAGATGQGKSVGLNAIITSLLYKKHPSEMKMVLIDPKMVEFNIYSTIEKHYLAKLPDEEKAIITDVTKVTQTLNSLTKEMDDRYELLMKAHVRTVKEYNEKYVKRRLNPEKGHRYMPYIVVVIDEFGDLIMTAGKEIEMPIARIAQKARAVGMHMVIATQRPTTNIITGTIKANFPARMAFRVTSQIDSRTILDMSGANQLIGRGDMLFSQGSNLIRIQCAFVDTPEVEEITQYIGKQNGYDRAFALPDVATEADAAPGAVDLNDRDPLFDEAARLIVVHQQGSTSLIQRKFSIGYNRAGRLMDQLEAAGIVGATQGSKPRDVFIADEYSLEKLLSSLH; encoded by the coding sequence ATGGTTAAACGAAAGAGGAAGAAAACAACTGCATCGAGAAGAAAGGGTGTCAATCGCTTTGCATTTCTCAAGAATGAACGGGTTCATTTTCTCACGGGAGTAGTAATTGCATTCGTCGGCATCTTTCTCCTGCTGGCAATCATCTCCTTTTTCTTCACAGGAGCTGCCGATCAGAGCAAGGTACTGAACCGCTCCTTCTTTGAACTTGTTCGCTCCGGCAACTCAGAGGTAGACAATTGGACCGGTGCGGGAGGAGCATTCCTGGCAGAGATGCTTGTCAACGAATGGTTTGGCATCTTTTCCGTGATGATCCCCCTGTTTATGATTTACATTGGACTGCGCATCATGAAGGTATCCAGTTTCACCTTCTTCAAAGCGCTTTTCATCACTGCTTTCGGGCTGATCAGTGGCTCCATTGCCAGTGCATTCATATTTGGAAAGCTCTTTCCTGACAGCCATGTCAACTGGGGCGGTGCACACGGAACCCAGATTGAACAGCTGCTGGAAAACAGCATTGGCTGGCCGGGAGTCCTGCTGCTGATCATCCTCTTTATCGTCTCATTGATCGTGATTTTGCGCAAGAGCTCTATACAAACCATCCAGCAGAGTCTGATCAACAGCAAACCCTCAATGTTCCGGCGGGTGGAGGAAGAAGAGTTGCCCATTGAGGATGATTCAGATGATCCATACATTGAGCAACAACCGGGTCTGTTGAGCCGCCTTTTCAGTCGCATGAAAGCAATGTTTGCTGCTCATGCAGATGAAAAAAAGAACAGCAGTGCTGACGAGGGTTCCCCCGAGAGCGATGAGGATTCCACCGTGATACTCACCTTCAATGAGGAGAAGATTAAGCGTTCCCCATCAGATGTAGGTGAAACGATTGATGATGGCTTCCAGGTGATCGTTCCCAAGGACGACATTCCACAACCTGCTACAACAAGCGATGCTGAGCAGGAACCAGAACAGGATCAGGAACTGCATACCGGATTACAGGAAGATTATGATCCGCGCAAAGATCTCTCCACATTCCGATTTCCCACGATGAACCTGTTGAAGGTTTACAACACCTCCGACAGGGCTGTCGACATGAAAGAGCAGAACGACAACAAGGAGAAGATTATTCACACGCTTCGCAACTATGGTATCGAGATCACCTCCATCAAGGCAACCGTGGGTCCCACCATCACACTCTACGAGATTGTACCACAGGCAGGCGTGCGCATCTCCAAGATCCGTAACCTGGAAGATGACATCGCGCTGAGTCTCTCTGCCCTGGGCATCCGCATCATCGCACCCATGCCGGGCAAGGGAACCATCGGTATCGAAGTGCCTAACAAGGATCCCCAGATCGTTTCGATGCAGTCGGTAATCTCCTCACGCCGTTTCCAGGAGTGTGATTACGAGCTGCCGGTGGCACTGGGCAAGACCATCACCAACGAGGTGTTCATTTTCGACCTTACCAAGATGCCCCACCTGCTTGTAGCGGGTGCCACCGGACAGGGTAAGTCGGTAGGTCTGAACGCGATCATCACCTCACTGCTCTATAAGAAGCACCCCTCGGAGATGAAGATGGTGCTGATAGACCCAAAAATGGTGGAGTTCAACATTTACTCCACCATTGAGAAACATTACCTGGCCAAGCTCCCGGATGAGGAGAAAGCAATCATCACTGACGTGACCAAGGTGACACAGACTCTCAATTCGCTCACCAAGGAGATGGACGATCGCTATGAGCTGCTGATGAAGGCACATGTGCGCACCGTAAAGGAGTACAACGAGAAATATGTGAAGCGACGCCTCAACCCGGAGAAGGGACATCGCTACATGCCCTACATTGTGGTGGTGATTGATGAGTTTGGCGACCTGATCATGACCGCCGGCAAGGAGATAGAGATGCCCATCGCACGCATCGCGCAGAAGGCACGTGCCGTGGGAATGCACATGGTGATTGCCACCCAGCGACCCACCACCAACATCATCACCGGCACCATCAAGGCCAACTTCCCGGCCCGTATGGCATTCCGCGTAACTTCTCAGATCGACTCACGCACCATCCTCGACATGAGTGGTGCCAACCAGTTGATCGGTCGCGGTGACATGCTTTTCTCACAGGGGAGCAACCTGATTCGCATTCAGTGTGCTTTCGTAGACACCCCTGAAGTGGAGGAGATCACCCAGTACATTGGCAAACAGAACGGCTACGACAGGGCCTTTGCGCTGCCTGATGTGGCGACGGAGGCTGATGCAGCCCCCGGTGCTGTGGACCTGAACGACCGAGATCCGCTCTTCGATGAGGCTGCACGTCTGATCGTGGTGCACCAACAGGGCTCCACCTCGCTGATCCAGCGCAAGTTCTCGATTGGGTACAACCGTGCGGGGCGACTGATGGATCAACTGGAGGCTGCCGGTATCGTGGGGGCCACCCAGGGTAGTAAACCGAGGGATGTCTTCATCGCAGACGAATATTCACTGGAGAAACTGCTCTCCTCCCTGCACTGA
- a CDS encoding outer-membrane lipoprotein carrier protein LolA — protein MMKKRNILTIAVLLITLMVHSQQPSAEAKVLLDKTYASFEASKGIRLTFRAATLGNDGSEQAAMEGTAFIKGNKFRLETDQMDVWFDGSTQWVLMKEVNEVNISSPTQDEITAVSPLALLGIYRNGYIRTAPVSKTIHNKQVQLIRMVPTVGNMEYKEVEAAIDQKSHTLVQVTLTMQNGSKQRIDISDYNANHNFADGEFRFDKNGHPNVEIIDLR, from the coding sequence ATGATGAAGAAAAGAAATATACTCACCATCGCAGTTTTGCTCATCACCCTCATGGTGCATTCGCAGCAGCCTTCTGCCGAAGCAAAAGTATTGCTCGACAAGACCTACGCATCTTTTGAAGCATCAAAAGGCATCCGCCTCACCTTTCGTGCTGCCACCCTCGGCAACGACGGCAGCGAACAGGCGGCGATGGAGGGCACCGCTTTCATCAAAGGTAACAAATTCAGACTTGAAACCGACCAGATGGATGTCTGGTTCGATGGCTCCACACAGTGGGTATTGATGAAAGAGGTGAATGAAGTGAACATCAGCTCCCCTACACAGGATGAGATCACGGCTGTCAGCCCCCTGGCCCTGCTGGGCATCTACCGCAACGGTTACATCCGTACAGCTCCGGTCAGCAAAACCATCCATAACAAGCAGGTTCAATTGATCAGGATGGTACCAACCGTCGGAAACATGGAGTATAAAGAGGTGGAAGCTGCGATCGATCAAAAGAGCCACACATTGGTACAGGTGACGCTGACCATGCAAAACGGCAGCAAGCAACGAATCGACATCTCGGACTACAATGCCAACCACAACTTCGCAGACGGGGAGTTTCGCTTCGACAAAAACGGTCATCCCAACGTCGAGATAATCGACCTGAGATAA
- the tpx gene encoding thiol peroxidase, whose product MANITFKGNPVHTIGDLPLKGNQAPDFKLVKGDLSEVGLSDYKGKYVVLNIFPSLDTGVCAASVRRFNKEAAAMDNTVVLGISADLPFAAGRFCSTEGIENVVTLSCFRDEKFGKDYGLLMIDGPLKGLMARAVVVVDPEGKVIHTELVPEIAQEPDYQSAINSIV is encoded by the coding sequence ATGGCAAATATCACATTTAAAGGCAATCCCGTGCATACCATTGGCGACCTACCCCTGAAAGGCAATCAGGCTCCTGACTTCAAGCTGGTGAAAGGCGACCTCTCCGAGGTCGGCTTATCGGATTACAAGGGCAAATATGTTGTCCTGAACATCTTCCCGAGTCTTGACACCGGTGTCTGCGCCGCATCGGTACGCCGCTTCAACAAAGAGGCAGCAGCAATGGACAACACGGTTGTGCTGGGGATATCGGCCGACCTCCCGTTTGCAGCAGGGCGATTCTGCAGCACCGAAGGAATAGAAAATGTGGTGACCCTCTCCTGTTTCCGTGACGAAAAGTTCGGAAAAGATTATGGTCTACTGATGATTGACGGTCCGCTGAAAGGCCTTATGGCACGCGCCGTGGTTGTTGTCGACCCCGAAGGAAAGGTAATCCATACGGAACTGGTTCCTGAGATTGCACAGGAGCCGGATTATCAATCTGCAATCAACTCGATAGTGTAG
- a CDS encoding SusD/RagB family nutrient-binding outer membrane lipoprotein has protein sequence MNKIKYLILGIASLLLFSGCLEDYQELNTNPELLGTVDPRNAFSGATENWNNSQRHHLTGKYSGVMQLMQYIVGSGGASAGIYVNPNGTSRPSPYTPYYSDYFGQIGLRLRYLVNTVIPLNPEKERYQDVAAIATMLETYQAWLMFDVNGAAPYTEGLKLASEGIATPRYDLYQEDINGNPLYKVFDEKVKESVAQLQGSDESQYNLGRNDFFYGGDVANWIRFGNTLRIKMAQRLEKADNSFYNSVITEVLAHAGGIIVSHEQSAVYHHPNEHNNNTDDMQGLTNNYVASRALVNYLKAYDDPRLPILVRRNGFGYGNNNAENDAVFATLEKYYPDYATQFAQWTDRYTGMAANPDSTNSLWSTNAYFTIPYVDDEGVDQTMTVRNNSQIESRFYVKNGGKVSNTLGVRDKEDQALYDVSQDEITLFTPLITYPEVCFMMAEIALKKGSSVGGKSDLNWYREGIRASMEQYQNWAEAMAVPSAMNENSDNYNPITTAKIDAYLAQPEFQSVSMAKIASQQWVNLFMRPEEAWASWKRTGLPAFKAQPEPVDGIAYFEEIKTGGDGLVIPRRNVLPTPNTANVDNFNAAVEALKTDPNYGTAVDRTEGRIWWDKP, from the coding sequence ATGAACAAGATAAAATATCTCATACTGGGAATTGCATCCCTCCTACTCTTCTCGGGATGCCTGGAGGATTATCAGGAGCTGAACACCAATCCGGAACTGCTGGGAACAGTTGATCCCAGAAACGCCTTCAGCGGAGCCACCGAAAACTGGAACAACTCACAGCGCCATCATCTCACCGGCAAATATAGCGGCGTGATGCAGCTGATGCAATACATCGTGGGCAGCGGCGGAGCCTCTGCCGGCATCTATGTCAACCCGAACGGCACCTCCCGCCCTTCTCCCTACACTCCCTACTACAGCGACTACTTCGGCCAGATTGGCCTGAGGCTGCGTTACCTTGTGAACACGGTCATTCCCCTGAATCCCGAAAAAGAACGGTATCAGGATGTGGCCGCCATTGCAACCATGCTGGAGACCTACCAGGCCTGGCTGATGTTTGACGTGAACGGAGCTGCCCCCTACACTGAAGGTCTCAAGCTGGCCAGCGAAGGGATCGCCACTCCGCGATATGACCTCTATCAGGAGGATATCAACGGCAATCCTCTCTACAAGGTGTTCGACGAAAAAGTAAAGGAGAGTGTGGCACAGTTGCAGGGCTCCGATGAAAGCCAGTACAACCTTGGCAGAAATGATTTCTTCTACGGAGGTGATGTGGCCAACTGGATCCGTTTCGGCAACACACTTCGTATCAAGATGGCCCAGCGACTGGAGAAAGCTGACAACTCCTTCTACAACAGCGTGATCACCGAAGTGCTGGCCCATGCCGGCGGCATCATCGTCTCGCACGAACAGTCAGCGGTTTACCATCACCCCAATGAACACAACAATAACACCGACGACATGCAGGGGTTAACCAACAACTATGTGGCCTCACGTGCATTGGTGAACTATCTGAAGGCATACGATGATCCTCGATTGCCCATCCTGGTGCGTAGAAACGGCTTCGGATACGGAAACAACAACGCCGAGAATGATGCGGTTTTTGCAACGCTGGAGAAGTACTACCCCGACTATGCCACCCAATTCGCACAATGGACGGACCGCTATACCGGCATGGCAGCCAACCCCGACAGCACCAACAGCCTATGGTCGACCAATGCCTATTTCACCATTCCCTATGTGGATGATGAGGGTGTGGATCAGACCATGACGGTACGCAACAACAGCCAGATCGAGAGTCGCTTTTACGTGAAAAACGGCGGCAAGGTAAGCAACACCCTGGGTGTGCGTGACAAAGAAGATCAGGCCCTTTATGATGTTTCACAAGATGAAATCACCCTCTTCACCCCACTAATCACCTACCCGGAAGTATGCTTCATGATGGCTGAGATTGCCCTGAAGAAAGGTAGCTCCGTGGGTGGCAAGAGCGACCTGAACTGGTATCGTGAAGGCATCCGTGCCTCAATGGAGCAGTACCAAAACTGGGCTGAGGCGATGGCTGTTCCCTCCGCGATGAACGAGAACAGTGACAACTACAACCCCATCACTACGGCGAAAATTGATGCCTACCTGGCTCAGCCGGAGTTCCAGAGCGTATCAATGGCAAAGATTGCCTCTCAGCAGTGGGTCAATCTCTTCATGCGTCCCGAGGAGGCGTGGGCTTCCTGGAAACGCACCGGGCTTCCGGCGTTCAAGGCGCAGCCGGAACCGGTTGATGGCATAGCTTATTTTGAAGAGATCAAGACCGGTGGCGACGGGTTGGTCATTCCCAGAAGAAATGTGCTGCCAACACCCAACACCGCAAACGTGGATAACTTCAACGCAGCGGTTGAAGCTCTCAAAACAGACCCCAACTACGGTACAGCTGTTGACAGAACCGAAGGGCGTATCTGGTGGGACAAACCCTGA
- a CDS encoding SusC/RagA family TonB-linked outer membrane protein → MKRRNCIPSRGLFTLLLSVMTLSLFAQNLTVRGTVTDNRQEQVIGATIILEGDASRGTVTDIDGNYILPNIPSNATLQFSYVGMVTQSVPVNGRTTINVVMNEDSEMLSEVVVTALGITKQARSVGYATSSVSTTEIERVNAINPITALQGKVAGLDINLTGASGVTSSSSITIRGAKSIDKNNSPIFVVDGMIIQEPLRGALDGTDWGSQLKNLNPADYESVTVLKGAAATALYGSRGANGAIVIKSKGGRYGKQGLGVEISQILETTDIYKSPIELQNVYGAGAPGNGYEGGFLADGSLQRTAASFGPKMDGSMINQYLPHGQATPFVAHPDNWKSLYQAGLNSTTNVAINGGGEKSSFRLSYSFTDNNGVFKRNKFSRHAISFRGLTELNDVFSLEAGVNYAFSRAQNGANQGGWNWGGNLGMMTTYYTPRNMDVAAYEDLYRDPETKAVETDSPWGTLRGYLHNRDMNLDQRSENSMLSNLTLRAKIAPKLTASIQGNYNYYGISTMWQSYGQGANYGPTGSGGYGRGGNNSGSYNFLGMLQSMNNELQLGDETITIDGILAAELYGNTESHSWNKSTNGGLVSPAVFAFSNSVNRITPNFDYTPRNNQAFGLSAILNFAWRDQLFLELTGRNDWLSTLTYPSYMSTGMNNYTVFYPSANASWVFSDTFEVPEWLSYGKLRASLSRVGMGTSAYYTTRGFGVFSQSAQYDPNRESVLIANPNLGTAWNNDLKPEVQQSIELGTDLRFFDERFNIDFAYYKTNTRNQILTVAAVTEAGASNQLINAGNIQNQGIELSLEATPLRTADLRWTVGSNFSLNRGKIIELHENVKEWQLMGQYDGGPEIWAYEGGKFGVLTTAYNNPYGAAIARFNNEADPSDPRNGKPLISYWGAAGSPTSVPVYGYTTNYDKGVPDRVELGKVEPDFLLSFNTSFSYKSFDFYALVDGRVGGNFFSNTYKYASSMGTLQSSLYGRDMENGGWQRTNYKGEEVYDVYPLDGVFDEGATAPLASDPNTRIDVSGLTYKEGLEKGIRPMPAGAFYYYNLGWGMPGELGIQDNTWFSLREITIGYRLPESILNKLGANYFRIGLTGRNLGYLVNKLTDGLNPASISNNNPLTPMDIGTVPFSRTYAINFTLRF, encoded by the coding sequence ATGAAACGTAGAAATTGTATTCCATCAAGAGGGCTGTTCACACTCCTGCTGAGCGTGATGACCCTGTCTCTGTTTGCACAGAATCTCACCGTGCGGGGTACGGTGACCGACAATCGACAAGAACAGGTGATCGGTGCGACCATCATCCTGGAGGGAGATGCGTCACGCGGTACGGTCACCGATATTGACGGCAACTATATATTGCCCAATATTCCATCTAACGCAACACTGCAGTTCAGCTATGTGGGCATGGTAACACAGAGTGTACCGGTGAACGGGCGCACCACTATCAACGTGGTGATGAACGAGGATTCCGAGATGTTGAGCGAGGTAGTGGTGACCGCCCTGGGCATCACCAAGCAAGCCCGTTCGGTTGGTTATGCCACCTCGAGTGTCTCCACCACAGAGATTGAACGGGTGAATGCCATCAACCCAATTACCGCCCTGCAGGGCAAGGTAGCGGGTCTGGACATCAACCTGACCGGTGCTTCGGGAGTCACCTCCAGTTCTTCCATCACCATCCGTGGTGCTAAATCGATCGACAAGAACAACTCCCCCATCTTCGTAGTCGACGGTATGATCATCCAGGAGCCGCTGCGTGGTGCATTGGACGGCACCGACTGGGGATCACAGCTGAAGAACCTCAACCCGGCCGATTACGAGAGTGTCACCGTGCTGAAGGGGGCTGCCGCCACCGCACTCTACGGATCACGTGGAGCCAACGGCGCCATTGTGATCAAGTCGAAAGGTGGTCGTTACGGCAAGCAGGGACTGGGTGTGGAAATCTCCCAGATTTTGGAAACCACTGACATCTACAAGTCTCCCATCGAACTGCAGAACGTCTATGGTGCTGGCGCACCCGGTAACGGATACGAAGGGGGCTTCCTTGCCGACGGTTCGTTGCAGCGCACAGCCGCGAGCTTTGGTCCGAAGATGGATGGATCGATGATTAACCAGTATCTGCCGCACGGTCAGGCCACACCCTTTGTGGCTCATCCCGACAACTGGAAATCGCTCTATCAGGCTGGACTGAACAGCACCACCAACGTTGCAATCAACGGTGGCGGTGAGAAATCCTCCTTCCGCCTCTCCTATTCATTTACCGACAACAACGGTGTATTCAAGCGGAACAAGTTCAGCCGTCATGCAATATCCTTCCGGGGGCTAACCGAATTAAACGATGTCTTCTCACTGGAGGCTGGTGTCAACTATGCCTTCTCACGCGCACAGAACGGTGCCAACCAGGGAGGATGGAACTGGGGCGGCAACCTTGGGATGATGACCACCTACTACACACCCCGTAACATGGATGTAGCTGCATACGAAGATCTCTATCGTGATCCGGAAACAAAAGCAGTGGAGACCGACAGCCCCTGGGGCACTCTGAGGGGATATCTCCACAACCGTGATATGAACCTGGACCAGCGGTCTGAGAACTCAATGCTGAGCAACCTGACACTCAGGGCCAAGATCGCCCCCAAGCTGACGGCCAGCATCCAGGGCAACTACAACTACTACGGTATCTCCACCATGTGGCAATCCTACGGACAGGGTGCCAACTACGGACCTACAGGCAGCGGCGGTTATGGCCGTGGCGGCAACAACTCAGGCTCCTACAACTTCCTCGGGATGTTGCAGAGCATGAACAATGAATTGCAGCTTGGTGATGAGACCATCACGATCGACGGCATCCTGGCCGCAGAATTGTATGGCAACACCGAGTCCCACTCCTGGAACAAGAGTACCAACGGTGGTCTGGTTTCACCTGCCGTGTTTGCCTTCTCCAACTCAGTGAACAGGATCACCCCGAACTTCGACTACACGCCACGCAACAACCAGGCGTTCGGTCTCTCGGCCATCCTCAACTTCGCCTGGAGGGACCAGCTCTTCCTCGAGCTCACCGGCCGTAACGACTGGCTCTCCACCCTCACCTACCCCTCGTACATGTCTACAGGGATGAACAACTACACCGTGTTTTACCCCTCGGCCAACGCCTCCTGGGTCTTCAGCGACACTTTTGAGGTGCCTGAATGGCTCTCCTACGGTAAGCTGCGCGCATCCCTCTCACGAGTGGGTATGGGCACTTCCGCTTATTACACCACCCGCGGTTTCGGTGTCTTCTCGCAGAGTGCACAATATGACCCCAACAGGGAGAGCGTACTGATTGCCAACCCCAACCTGGGAACGGCATGGAACAACGACCTGAAGCCTGAGGTACAACAGTCCATCGAATTAGGTACCGACCTGCGCTTCTTTGACGAGCGGTTCAACATCGACTTCGCTTACTACAAGACCAACACCCGCAACCAGATTCTTACGGTAGCTGCTGTTACCGAAGCCGGAGCCAGCAACCAGCTGATCAATGCCGGTAATATTCAGAACCAGGGTATTGAGCTATCTCTGGAAGCAACACCTCTACGTACGGCCGACTTACGCTGGACGGTGGGAAGCAACTTCTCACTCAACAGGGGCAAGATCATCGAACTGCACGAAAATGTGAAGGAGTGGCAGCTGATGGGTCAGTACGACGGTGGCCCCGAAATCTGGGCCTACGAAGGGGGTAAATTTGGTGTGCTCACAACCGCCTACAACAACCCCTACGGAGCTGCTATCGCACGTTTCAACAACGAGGCAGACCCCTCAGACCCCAGAAACGGTAAGCCACTGATCTCCTACTGGGGAGCTGCAGGCAGTCCCACCAGCGTACCGGTATATGGCTATACCACCAATTACGACAAGGGGGTACCCGACAGGGTGGAACTGGGCAAGGTGGAACCCGATTTCCTGCTTAGCTTCAACACCTCCTTCTCCTACAAAAGCTTCGACTTCTACGCACTGGTCGACGGCCGCGTGGGTGGTAACTTCTTCTCGAACACATACAAGTACGCCTCCTCCATGGGTACCCTTCAGTCATCGCTCTACGGACGAGACATGGAAAACGGTGGCTGGCAGCGTACCAACTACAAGGGTGAGGAGGTATACGATGTCTATCCGCTGGATGGAGTATTTGACGAAGGCGCTACCGCGCCGCTCGCAAGCGACCCCAACACACGGATTGATGTAAGTGGTCTCACCTATAAGGAGGGACTTGAAAAAGGTATCCGTCCGATGCCTGCAGGTGCTTTTTATTACTACAACCTGGGCTGGGGCATGCCGGGCGAACTGGGTATCCAGGACAACACCTGGTTCTCGCTGCGCGAAATCACTATCGGATACCGACTGCCGGAGAGCATCCTGAACAAGCTTGGTGCCAATTATTTCCGCATCGGTCTCACCGGCCGCAACCTGGGATACCTGGTAAACAAATTGACCGACGGACTCAACCCCGCTTCCATCTCGAACAACAACCCGTTGACCCCGATGGATATCGGTACCGTACCTTTTTCCCGTACTTATGCCATAAACTTTACCCTCAGATTCTAA